Below is a window of Pseudarthrobacter equi DNA.
GGGATCTCCGGCGTGAGCATGCGCTCCGTGGCCCGGGAGGCCGGCGTCGCCCTGGGCCTGGTGAACTATTACTACGACGACAAGACGAGCCTGATCCGGGCAGCCCTCCACCGTGTCGACGAGCACGACCTCCTGCTGGTCACACCGGATCCGGACTCGACTCCCGACGAACAGCTGCGCACGGCCCTGCGCCGGGTGGCGGGCGCGGATCTGCTGACCACCAAATACCTGTCGCTGCGTCTCCACCTCTGGGCCCTCGCCCAGGCCGATGAGGGCTACGCCGAAATCAACGCCGCCGCCTTTGACCGGTACATCGACGGCCTCGCCGCACTCGTGGCCAATGCCCGGCCCGGGCTCACCTGGGCGGAGTGCCGGGAACGCGCATCAGATGTGGTGGTCATCCAGAACGGCATGTGGCTGACCTCCCTCCTGGGCGTGGACAAGGCCTCCATCCAGCGCAGCATCCAGCGCACCGAGGACATTGCCTTCGCCCCTGCACCGGACGCCGTTTAGGCAGAAGCGCCACAAACCCTGACCCTCGAGTCACATTTGAACGAGTGTTCAACCTGCTATTGAACACTCGTTCAACATGCATTACTGTCCTTCTATGACGTACGCCACACCCGCCCGGGTTTTCGCTGACAGGGGCCGGCACTTCACCCTCCGCTCCGCGCCGCACTAAGCCCCGCCGGCCCGAAGCCCGGCGCGATGTTCGCACCACGGACACCGCGCACCGCAAAAGTCACCTCCGCAGCACAGCCGCCGCACCACCCGGCGCTGCTCTGCCGCGCCCGCAGCGCGGCCGTTGCACCAGCCGGCGCGGCCCGTGACCTACCACTTAGGGAGACACATGACAGATACAGCAACCACCCTGTTCATCAACGGATCGTGGGAGGCCGCCGCGTCCGGCGCCGTCCGTGAAATCCGCAACCCGGCCGACGGCGAACTGGTCGCCACGGTGTCCGAGGCCGGCCAAGCAGACGCGGAGCGTGCCATCACAGCCGCCCGCGCCGCCTTCGATTCAGGCGTCTGGTCCGGCGTCCCGGCACCCGATCGCGGCGCATTCCTCCTCAAGGTCGCCGCCGGCCTGCGGGAACACCGCGAGAAGTTCGCCCGTGCCGAGTCGCTGGACACCGGCAAGCGGATGGTGGAAAGCCGCATCGACATGGATGACATCGCCGCCTGCTTCGAATACTTCGGCAGGCTCGCCGGGCAGCAGGCGGGGCGGATTGTCGACGCCGGGAACGCCGACGTCGTGAGCCGGATCGTCTACGAACCCGTGGGCGTCTGCGGCCTGATCACGCCCTGGAATTACCCGCTCCTCCAGGCCGCCTGGAAGATCGCCCCGGCCTTGGCCGCCGGCTGCACCTTCGTCCTCAAGCCCTCCGAGCTGACCCCCTCCACCAGCATCCTGGCCATGCAGCTGCTGCACGACCTGGGCCTGCCCGACGGCGTGGCCAATCTCGTCACCGGGACCGGTCCCGAGGCGGGCGCGCCCCTTTCGGAACACCCCGCCGTCGACCTCGTCTCCTTTACCGGCGGCCTGGAAACCGGCAAGCGCATCGCCGCGGCCGCTGCCGGCACCGTCAAGAAGGTGGCGCTGGAACTCGGCGGCAAGAACCCCAACGTGGTGTTCGCGGACGCTGACTTCGACGCCGCCGTTGACAACGCCCTCAACGGCGCGTTCGTCCACTCCGGCCAGGTCTGCTCCGCCGGCGCCCGGCTGGTGGTGGAGGAATCCATCGCCGAACGTTTCGTGGACGAACTGGTTCGCCGTGCCCAGGGCATCCGGCTGGGCGGCCCCTTCGACGAGGACGCCGAATCCGGGCCGCTGATCTCCGTCGCCCACCGGGACAAGGTCAACGCGTACGTCCAGCGCGGCATCGAGGAAGGCGCGCGGCTCCGGACCGGCGGCGCGGCACCCGAAGGCGAAAAATACGACGCCGGGTTCTACTACCAGCCCACCATTTTGGACCAGGTGCAGCGCGGCATGTCCGTGGTCACCGACGAGGCGTTCGGCCCGGTGGTCACCGTGGAAACCTTCCGCACCGAGGACGAAGCCGTGGCCACCGCCAACGACACCGTCTACGGCCTGGCCGGCGCCGTCTGGACCCAGGACGCCGGCAAGGCGCAGCGGGTGGCGGGCAGGCTCCGGCACGGCACCATCTGGATCAACGACTACCACCCCTACCTCCCCCAGGCCGAGTGGGGCGGCTTCGGCCAGTCCGGCGTCGGCCGCGAGCTGGGCCCCACCGGCCTTGCCGAGTACCAGGAAGCCAAGCACATCTACCAGAACACCAGCCCGCAGGTCACCGGCTGGTTCGCTGACCACAGCAAGGAGAACTAGATGCACTTCGACAACATCGACGACGCCATGCAACGGGAATTCGATTACGTCGTCATCGGCGGCGGGTCCGCCGGTGCCGCCGTGGCCGCGCGACTGAGCGAGGATCCGGACGTTACCGTGGCCCTCGTTGAGGCGGGCCCGGACGACCGCAACCTGCCCGAAATCCTGCAGCTGGACCGCTGGATGGAACTGCTTGAATCCGGCTACGACTGGGACTACCCCGTCGAGCCGCAGGAGAACGGCAACTCGTTCATGCGGCACGCCCGCGCCAGGGTGATGGGTGGCTGCTCCAGCCACAACTCCTGCATCGCGTTCTGGGCCCCGCGCGAGGACATCGACGAGTGGGAGTCCAAGTACGGCGCCACCGGCTGGAACGCGAACACCGCCTGGCCGCTGTACAAGCGCCTCGAAACCAACCAGGACGCCGGCCCGGACGCACCCCACCACGGGGACTCGGGCCCCGTGCACCTGATGAACGTGCCCCCGGCCGATCCTGCCGGCGTCGCGCTCCTGGACGCCTGCGAACAGACGGGCATTCCCCGCGCCAGGTTCAACACCGGCACCACCGTGGTCAACGGCGCCAACTTCTTCCAGATCAACCGCCGGGCGGACGGCACCAGGTCCTCCAGTTCGGTGTCCTACATCCACCCCATCATCGAGCGGGACAACTTCACCCTGCTGACAGGCCTCCGCGCCCGCCAGCTGGTGTTCGATGCGGACAAGCGCTGCACCGGCGTGGACGTGGTGGACGGAGCGTTCGGACGCACCCACCGGCTCTCCGCGCGGCAGGAAGTCATCCTGTCCACCGGCGCCATCGATTCGCCCAAGCTGCTCATGCTCTCCGGCATCGGCCCGGCCCAACACCTCGCCGCCCACGGTATTGAGGTCCTGGTGGACTCCCCCGGCGTGGGTGAGAACCTGCAGGACCACCCCGAAGGCGTGGTGCAGTTCGAGGCCAGGCAGCCCATGGTGCAGACCTCAACGCAGTGGTGGGAGATCGGCATCTTCACCCCCACCGAGGACGGCCTGGACCGCCCGGACCTGATGATGCACTACGGCTCCGTCCCGTTCGACATGAACACCCTGCGGCACGGCTACCCCACCACGGAGAACGGCTTCAGCCTTACCCCCAACGTCACCCACGCCCGCTCCCGCGGGACAGTGCGGCTGCGCAGCCGCGACTTCCGGGACAAGCCGATGGTGGATCCGCGCTACTTCACGGACCCGGACGGCCACGACATGCGCGTCATGGTGGCCGGCATCCGCAAGGCCAGGGAGATCGCCGCCCAGCCCGCCATGGCGGAATGGACGGGCCGCGAGCTTTCGCCCGGCATTGAGGCGCAGACGGACGAGGAACTGCAGGACTACATCCGCAAGACCCACAACACCGTCTACCACCCGGTGGGCACCGTCCGGATGGGAGCGGACGACGACGGGATGTCACCTTTGGACGCCCGGTTGCGGGTCAAGGGGGTCACCGGGCTCCGGGTCGCCGATGCGTCCGTCATGCCTGAGCACGTCACGGTCAACCCCAACATCACGGTGATGATGATCGGCGAGCGCTGCGCCGATCTGGTCAAGGCGGATTACGCCGGCGCCGGCAGCTCCGCGGCAACGGCAGAGGAGGAATTCGCCCCTTCCTTCGCCTGACGGGCACGGCACTGCGGCAGCGGGCTTAATATGGCCACGCCGCGTGCACGCCGCCCCTCCGACTCAGCCGCGCCCCAGGGCGGCCGATCCCATCGTGCTTTTCTGATTTAGGAGTCCACAGTGGAACCCAGCAAGAGTATTGATTCAAGCGGCATGGACGAATTTGGCTACACCCAGACCCTGGACCGCAGCATCGGCAAGTTCGCCAGCTTCGCTGCAGGCGTCAGCTACATTTCCATCCTCACCGGCGTTTTCCAGCTGTTCTATTTCGGCTTCTCCATGGCCGGCCCCGCGTACGCGTGGTCCTGGCCCATCGTGTTCGTGGGCCAGCTGATGGTGGCCCTCTGTTTTGCCGAGCTCGCCGGCCGCTACCCGGTGGCCGGTTCGGTCTACAACTGGGCCAAGCGGCTGGCGTCCGGGACGTCGTCCTGGCTGGCCGGCTGGCTGCTGCTGCTGTCGTCCATCATGGCGCTGGGCTCGGTGGCGCTGGCACTGCAGATCACGCTGCCGCAACTCTGGTCCGGCTTCCAGTTCGTCGGCGACGGTACCGGCCCGTTCGATTTCGCCATGAACGGCGTGGTGCTGGCCACCATCATGATCACCATCTCCACCCTGATCAACGCCTTCGGCGTGAAGCTGATGACGCGGATCAACAGCATCGGCGTCTTCGTGGAGCTGGTGGCGGCGGTGCTGCTGATCCTCGCCCTGGGCTGGCATGTGGTGCGCGGGCCGGAGGTCTTCTTCGATACGGCGGGCTTCGGCGAGGGGCACGACCTCGGTTTCTTCGGCGTCTTCCTGATCGGGGCCATGGCCTCCGGCTACGTCATGTACGGCTTCGACACCGCCAGCTCGCTGGGTGAGGAGACCAAGGACCCCAAGAAGACGGCGCCCAAGGCCATCCTCCGCGCCGTCACCGCGTCGTTCCTGCTGGGCGGGCTCATCCTGCTGTTCGGGATCCTTGCCGCACCGGACCTCACCGATCCGAAGGTGGGATCGGCCGACGGCGGCTTGCAGTACATCGTGCTCAGTGTCCTGGGCGGCCCGTTCGGCAAGGCGTTCCTGGCCTGCATCGTGGTGGCTGTGGTGGTGTGCACCCTGGCCGTCCACGCTGCTGCGATCCGGATGATGTTCGCCATGGCCCGGGACAACAACCTGCCGTTCAGCCGGCAGCTCAGCAAGGTGGACCCGGTCCGCCGCACCCCCACCGTGGCTGCCATTGTCGTCGGCATCCTGGCGGTCCTGCCGCTGCTGATCAACGTGATGCAGCCGGCCATCTTCACCATCCTGTCCAGCATCAGCATCGTGCTGATCTATATGTCCTACCTGCTGGTGACGGTTCCACTGCTGCGCAAGCGGCTTCTGAAGAAGTGGCCGCTGGCCGATGCCGACGGTGCCGAGCCAGGGTTCTGCATGGGCAAGTGGGGGCTGCCGGTGAACATCCTCGCGGTCCTGTGGGGCGGTGCCATGACGGTGAACCTGATCTGGCCGCGGCCGGAGATCTACAACTCGGTGCCGCCCTTCGAGTGGTACCTGCAGTGGGGCGGCGTTCTGTTCGTGGCTGCCGTGACCGGCGGCGGGGCCCTGCTGTACCGGCTGAAGATCAGGCACCAGACAGGCGTGCTGGCCGAGCACGCCGCCGCAGTGGCAGCCCACCCGTCCGCAGGCCCGGCCCCGGACGCTGCTCCGGCTGAATCTCTTCCAGCCGACCCTGTTCCGGCCGAGGAGGGGGCCGTCGCGGTCAAGGTGCCCTAGGCGGCGCCACCGCCTCCTGTACAACGCACAGGGAAGGGCCGACGACGGCACGCGCCAGGCCGTCGTCGGCCCTTCCGTGCTGCCCGCCTGCAGGAGGGAATCCGTTGCTTTTTGACGGGGCCGCACCGGCGCCCGACGGGCCACTCAGCCGCCATGCCGCGGCGCCCTGCCGTACTCCGATGTCAAGACATTTCTGTGGCCGCGGCCACGTGTTTGTAACTACTTGACAGTCGGCGTGGCATACGTCACGCTGTTGCACATCATGATTGTTGTTGCGTAAGACGCATGCGGAAGGACCCCAAGATGGAGAGGCTTGCCAAAAGCTCAATCCGGACACCCGGTCTTCTTCCGCGTCGATCCTCCCCCACCTCGTAACGGCGACATTCCGACACCGTGAGTTGCCTCCACCAACTCCGAAGTCTCCCCACCAACCGCATACTTACCCAGCCTCCCGGGAGGAAAAAATGACTGCTCCAGTGAACGTGCCCCTCAACTCACGCGGAAAACTCGCTGCGACTTTGCCTGCAGAGCAGCAGGCAGAGATCGCAGCGCTGTTCGAGTTCCGGCGCACGGGCTACTCCCTCGACGCCCCCTTCTACACCGACCCCACGATCTTCAAGATCGACATGGAGGCCATCTTCGGCCAGCACTGGATCTTTGCCGGCAGCGTTGCCGAGCTGCCCGAGCCAGGCGACTACATCACTGTCGATTACGGCCCCTATTCCCTGATCGTGCTCCGCAACGATGACGGCGGCGTCAACGTCCTGCACAACGTCTGCCGCCACCGCGGTGCCCGCGTCCTGACCGAGAATGCCGGTTCCACCGGTAACCTCGTCTGCGGCTACCACTCCTGGACCTACTCCCCCGAGGGCAACCTGATCCACGCCTCCGCTCCCGGCGAAGCCAAGTTCGACAAGAACTGCTTCGCCCTCAAGCGGGCCCACAGCCGCGAGGTGGCCGGCCTCATCTTCGTCTGCATCGCCAACGAGCCGCCCACGGACTTCGATGAGACCTCGAAGATCTTCGAGCCGTACCTGGCACCGCATGACCTGTCCAAGACGAAGATTGCCTACCAGCAGAACATCATCGAAGAGGGCAACTGGAAGCTCGTCATGGAGAACAACCGTGAGTGCTACCACTGCGACGGGCACCCGGAACTCGCCTGCTCCCTCTTCCCCACCTGGGGCCTGACGGAAGGCCTGATTCCCACCCACCTCGAGGAGGTGTGGGACCGCAACAAGGAAGCACAGTCCTCGCTCGAGGAGCGGTGCCGCCGCTACGGCCTCCCCTACGAGGTGGTCGAGGAACTGGACACCCGCATCGCAGGCATCCGCATCTCCCGGGAATCCCTTGACGGAGAAGGCGAATCCTTCTCCGCCGACGGCCGCCGGCTCTCCAAGAAGCTGCTCGGTGACCTGCGGGACTTCCGCCTGGGCCGCTGCTCAATGCACCTGCAGCCGAACAGCTGGTTCCACTTCCAGAGCGACCACGTCATCACCTTCGGCGTCTTCCCCATCAACGAACACCAGACCCTGGTCCGCACCACCTGGCTGGTGGCCGACGACGCCGTGGAAGGCGTCGACTACGACCGTGAGAAGCTGACCTACACCTGGGAGCAGACCAACATCCAGGACAAGGCGTTCGTTGAGCTGTGCCAGCAGGGCGCAGCAAGCCCGGCGTACGAGCCCGGCCCGTACATGAAGAGCGAATACCAGGTGGAGGCCTTCATCAACTGGTACGTGCAGCGGGTGCAGGAGCACTTGGCATGATTGAGCTCCTCTCTGAAACGGCGGCTGTCCAGGAGCCGCAGCGTATCCGCGGCCTGGAGATGCCGTGGAACAGGGTGATGGGCACCACCGAGGGACCCGCAGGCGCCGCGCGCGCCCTGGGGCCCTGGCACCCGCAGGAGTTCATGGCTGAATGCGTTGAGACCGTCCCCGAAGCGGGCGGCATGATGACGTTCGTGTTCCGCCGCTGCGACGGGGCTCCCCTGGCGTTCCGTGCGGGCCAATACGTGAACATTGCCTTCCCGGTGAACGGCGAAGACCAGGAGCCGGTGGACCGCAGCTACTCGCTGTCCAGCTCGCCCACGGAACCCTGGACCTTCAGCGTCACCGTCAAGCGCGACGCCGGCGGACTGGTTTCACCGTGGGTGCACGACAACGTGCGGCCGGGCACCGTCCTGGACATGCTGGGACCTGTGGGTGCATTCCACCTGCCCGATGCGGACCGGCGCGCACGGTACCTTTTCCTGGCGGCCGGCGCCGGCATCACGCCTATCATGTCGATGCTGCGGACCATCCACGACCTGCCCGGAACAGCCGACGTGGTGGTCCTCTACCACGGCGCCGAAGCCGGCGGCTTCGCCTTCCACCGGGAGCTTGCCTACATCGCTTCCGTGGACTCGCGCGTCAAGGTCTTCTACGCCCTGGGCGACCGCGGCAGGCCCGACGAATGGGAAGGCTTCAAGGGACGGTTGTCCGCCGCGATGATCGACGAGGTGGCCCCCGACGCCAACGGCCGGCAGGTGTACGCCTGCGGCCCGGAGGGTTACCTGAACACCGCTACTGAGCTGCTGAAAAAGGTGGGCGTCGACGACACCTCCATCTACATGGAGTTCTTCTCGGGCGACCGGCAGACCCTCCTCGAATACCAGGCGGAGCTCGCGCTTGCAGCCGACATTGCCGAAGAAATCGCCGAGGAAATCGCCGATTCAGCCGAGGACTACTACGAGGGCCAGCCCGCCGCGTTCGGCATGTACGAGCCCGGCTACGACGAGGACGGAACCCTGCAGGCTTCCGGCATGCCGCTGGAAGCGGTGGACCCGGACGCTCCGGCCGCAGAGACCACCGGCACCGCGCCCGAAACAAGCGCTCCCGATGCCTCCAGCTTCGAGACCGTGGGAACCGGCAGCCTCACGCTGTCCTTCATGCGCACCGGCATCAATGTGCGGATCGACCCGGAGCTGCCCATCCTCGAGGTGGCACAGCGTGCGGGTGTCCGGATCGGCGCCAACTGCAAGGAGGGCATGTGCGGTTCCTGCAAGGTGGTCAAGCTGTCCGGTGAGGTGGACATGAACCACCAGGGTGGAATTCGCAAGCGGGAAATCGACGCCGGCAAGTTCCTGCCCTGCTGTTCCACCGCGCGCACCGACATGGTGATCGACGCCTAGCCGCCCCCTCAAACTGCGGGCGCCGCCCGCCCCATGATTCACCGCAAGTGAAAAGTAAAACAACACGGAAGGTCTGATGCACCAAGCGTCGGGCCTTCCGTGGCAATCAAATGCCAACCATAGGAGCCATGCCCATGTCAGGTAACAAAGCCGTTGCGTACAAGGAGCCCGGGGTCGTCGAAATCATCGATACCCCCTACCCCACCTTCGAACTGCAGGCCGGCCCCGGCGTCAATCCCATCAATGTTGGCCGGAAGGTTCCGCACGGGGTCATCCTGCGCACCGTAAGCACCAACATCTGCGGTTCGGACCAGCACATGGTCCGCGGCCGCACCACCGCCCCGGCTGGACTCGTCCTGGGGCACGAAATCACCGGTGAAGTCATTGAGGCCGGGCCGGACGTCGAGTTCATCAAGGTGGGGGACATCGTCTCGGTCCCCTTCAACATCTCCTGTGGCCGCTGCCGGAACTGCAAGGAGCGCAAGACCGGAATCTGCCTGAACGTCAACCCGGACCGTCCAGGGTCCGCCTACGGTTACGTGGATATGGGTGGGTGGGTTGGCGGCCAGGCCGAATACGTCCTGGTCCCCTACGCCGACTGGAACCTCCTGCGCTTCCCGGACCGCGACCAGGCCCTTGAGAAGATCATGGACCTGACCATGCTCTCCGACATCCTGCCCACCGGTTTCCATGGCGCCGTCACAGCGGGTGTCGGCGTCGGCTCCACCGTCTACGTTGCCGGAGCGGGACCCGTGGGCCTTGCCGCGGCCGCAAGCGCGCAGCTGCTGGGTGCAGCGGTGGTCATCGTCGGAGACCTCAATGAGGACCGCCTGGCCCAGGCCCGGTCCTTCGGCTGCGAAACCGTCAACGTGGCCAACGGCGACCCCGCCGACCAGATCGAGCAGATCCTCGGCGTCCGGGAAGTGGATTCCGGAATCGACGCCGTCGGCTTCGAAGCCCGCGGACACGGCCACGGCGCCCAGGAGGCACCGGCCACGGTGCTCAATTCGCTGATGGACATCACCACCGCCGGCGGGTCCGTCGGCATTCCCGGCCTCTACGTCACCGGAGATCCGGGCGCCGCGGATGAGGCAGCCCAGAAGGGCAGCCTGTCCCTGTCGCTGGGCACGGGCTGGGCCAAGTCCCTTTCCTTCGCCACCGGCCAGTGCCCGGTGATGAAGTACAACCGGCAGCTGATGATGGCGATCCTGCATGACAGGATCCACATCGCCAAGGCCGTCAACGCCACGGCCATCTCGCTCGAAGACGCCCCCCGCGGTTACGCGGAATTCGATGCCGGAGCGGCCACGAAGTACGTCCTGAACCCGAACGGCTACCTCAACTAAGCCGCGGGCCACGCGGGGTCTCCCCCAGGCAGATTCGAGCGGGCCGCTGCACCACCCAGGCCATACGGGTGGTGCGGCGGCCCGCGTCAGTTAAGGAAGGGCCTACAGCCACTGCTCCCACACGGTCAGCTGCAGCCTGCAGGTTTCCTCCGAAGCAGCCCCCAGGGAAGGGCCTGCGACGGCGCTCTCCTCGCCGCCGTCGTCGTCCCTTCCCCGCCAGGTTGCAGTACGCATCAGGCGCGGACCGCCCCGGACGGCGCGTCGGCCGTGCGCACAGGCGTTTCCAGGCCGAGATTCTCGCGCAGCGTGCTGCCGCGGTACTCCGTGGGGTACACGCCGCGCTCCTGCAGCTCCGGCACCAGGTGGTTGACGATGTCATCCAGGCCGGTGGGAACCAGCCACGGCGAGATGTTGAACCCGTCCACCGCGCCCGTCCGGGCGTATTCGGCCAGGTGGTCCGCCACGGCCGTGTAGGACCCGGTGAACGTGGCGTCGATCCGCGCCGTCTTGGAGGTCACGAACTGGCGGATGGACAGGCCCTTGTCCTTGGCCTCGGCACGCCACTGGTCCGCCAGCTGGCGGGCCTTCGCGCCGTGGAAGCCGCTGCCGCGGGTCTCGGAGGTCTCCTCCACCACGGGATCGATCTCGGGCAGCGGGCCGTCGGGATCGTAGGCGGACAGTTCGCGGCCCCAGAACTGCTCCAGGTAGGCGACAGCCTGCTGCGGGCCGATCTGCAGGCTCCGCACCCATTCCTTCTTTTCCGCGGCCTCTTCTGCGGTGGCCGCGAGGATGAATTCGCTGGCCGGCATGATCTGCACGGCGTTGGCGCCGCGGCCCGCCGCCACCGATCGCTCCACGAGGTCCTTGCGGAACTCCAGGGCGTCGTCGAACTTCGGGTGGGCGGAGAAGATCACGTCGGCCTGGCGGGCAGCGAAGTTCCGGCCCTCGGGCGAGTCGCCGGCCTGGAACAGGACCGGCCGGTACTGGGCGCTGCGCGGCAGCCGCGGTGTGACGTCCACCGTATAGTGCTGGCCTTCGTGGAGCACACGGCGGGCGGGGCCGGCGGGGGTCTCCCAGGAGTCCCAGATCCGCTTGGCCGTCTCCACGAATGCCTCGGCGTGCTTGTACCGGTCCGCGTGGTCCAGGTACCCGCCGCGGCGGAAGTTGGCGCCGGTCCAGGCGTTGTCCGTGGTGACGATGTTCCACGCGGCGCGGCCGCCCGAGATCAGGTCCAGCGAGGCGAGCCGGTGCGCCAGGTCTGCGGGGTCGTTGTAGG
It encodes the following:
- a CDS encoding TetR/AcrR family transcriptional regulator, which produces MGTNTVNSGEQLDRQSRILEAALDLLSRHGISGVSMRSVAREAGVALGLVNYYYDDKTSLIRAALHRVDEHDLLLVTPDPDSTPDEQLRTALRRVAGADLLTTKYLSLRLHLWALAQADEGYAEINAAAFDRYIDGLAALVANARPGLTWAECRERASDVVVIQNGMWLTSLLGVDKASIQRSIQRTEDIAFAPAPDAV
- a CDS encoding aldehyde dehydrogenase family protein, which codes for MTDTATTLFINGSWEAAASGAVREIRNPADGELVATVSEAGQADAERAITAARAAFDSGVWSGVPAPDRGAFLLKVAAGLREHREKFARAESLDTGKRMVESRIDMDDIAACFEYFGRLAGQQAGRIVDAGNADVVSRIVYEPVGVCGLITPWNYPLLQAAWKIAPALAAGCTFVLKPSELTPSTSILAMQLLHDLGLPDGVANLVTGTGPEAGAPLSEHPAVDLVSFTGGLETGKRIAAAAAGTVKKVALELGGKNPNVVFADADFDAAVDNALNGAFVHSGQVCSAGARLVVEESIAERFVDELVRRAQGIRLGGPFDEDAESGPLISVAHRDKVNAYVQRGIEEGARLRTGGAAPEGEKYDAGFYYQPTILDQVQRGMSVVTDEAFGPVVTVETFRTEDEAVATANDTVYGLAGAVWTQDAGKAQRVAGRLRHGTIWINDYHPYLPQAEWGGFGQSGVGRELGPTGLAEYQEAKHIYQNTSPQVTGWFADHSKEN
- a CDS encoding GMC family oxidoreductase, which codes for MHFDNIDDAMQREFDYVVIGGGSAGAAVAARLSEDPDVTVALVEAGPDDRNLPEILQLDRWMELLESGYDWDYPVEPQENGNSFMRHARARVMGGCSSHNSCIAFWAPREDIDEWESKYGATGWNANTAWPLYKRLETNQDAGPDAPHHGDSGPVHLMNVPPADPAGVALLDACEQTGIPRARFNTGTTVVNGANFFQINRRADGTRSSSSVSYIHPIIERDNFTLLTGLRARQLVFDADKRCTGVDVVDGAFGRTHRLSARQEVILSTGAIDSPKLLMLSGIGPAQHLAAHGIEVLVDSPGVGENLQDHPEGVVQFEARQPMVQTSTQWWEIGIFTPTEDGLDRPDLMMHYGSVPFDMNTLRHGYPTTENGFSLTPNVTHARSRGTVRLRSRDFRDKPMVDPRYFTDPDGHDMRVMVAGIRKAREIAAQPAMAEWTGRELSPGIEAQTDEELQDYIRKTHNTVYHPVGTVRMGADDDGMSPLDARLRVKGVTGLRVADASVMPEHVTVNPNITVMMIGERCADLVKADYAGAGSSAATAEEEFAPSFA
- a CDS encoding APC family permease, producing the protein MDEFGYTQTLDRSIGKFASFAAGVSYISILTGVFQLFYFGFSMAGPAYAWSWPIVFVGQLMVALCFAELAGRYPVAGSVYNWAKRLASGTSSWLAGWLLLLSSIMALGSVALALQITLPQLWSGFQFVGDGTGPFDFAMNGVVLATIMITISTLINAFGVKLMTRINSIGVFVELVAAVLLILALGWHVVRGPEVFFDTAGFGEGHDLGFFGVFLIGAMASGYVMYGFDTASSLGEETKDPKKTAPKAILRAVTASFLLGGLILLFGILAAPDLTDPKVGSADGGLQYIVLSVLGGPFGKAFLACIVVAVVVCTLAVHAAAIRMMFAMARDNNLPFSRQLSKVDPVRRTPTVAAIVVGILAVLPLLINVMQPAIFTILSSISIVLIYMSYLLVTVPLLRKRLLKKWPLADADGAEPGFCMGKWGLPVNILAVLWGGAMTVNLIWPRPEIYNSVPPFEWYLQWGGVLFVAAVTGGGALLYRLKIRHQTGVLAEHAAAVAAHPSAGPAPDAAPAESLPADPVPAEEGAVAVKVP
- a CDS encoding aromatic ring-hydroxylating oxygenase subunit alpha produces the protein MTAPVNVPLNSRGKLAATLPAEQQAEIAALFEFRRTGYSLDAPFYTDPTIFKIDMEAIFGQHWIFAGSVAELPEPGDYITVDYGPYSLIVLRNDDGGVNVLHNVCRHRGARVLTENAGSTGNLVCGYHSWTYSPEGNLIHASAPGEAKFDKNCFALKRAHSREVAGLIFVCIANEPPTDFDETSKIFEPYLAPHDLSKTKIAYQQNIIEEGNWKLVMENNRECYHCDGHPELACSLFPTWGLTEGLIPTHLEEVWDRNKEAQSSLEERCRRYGLPYEVVEELDTRIAGIRISRESLDGEGESFSADGRRLSKKLLGDLRDFRLGRCSMHLQPNSWFHFQSDHVITFGVFPINEHQTLVRTTWLVADDAVEGVDYDREKLTYTWEQTNIQDKAFVELCQQGAASPAYEPGPYMKSEYQVEAFINWYVQRVQEHLA
- a CDS encoding ferredoxin reductase, encoding MIELLSETAAVQEPQRIRGLEMPWNRVMGTTEGPAGAARALGPWHPQEFMAECVETVPEAGGMMTFVFRRCDGAPLAFRAGQYVNIAFPVNGEDQEPVDRSYSLSSSPTEPWTFSVTVKRDAGGLVSPWVHDNVRPGTVLDMLGPVGAFHLPDADRRARYLFLAAGAGITPIMSMLRTIHDLPGTADVVVLYHGAEAGGFAFHRELAYIASVDSRVKVFYALGDRGRPDEWEGFKGRLSAAMIDEVAPDANGRQVYACGPEGYLNTATELLKKVGVDDTSIYMEFFSGDRQTLLEYQAELALAADIAEEIAEEIADSAEDYYEGQPAAFGMYEPGYDEDGTLQASGMPLEAVDPDAPAAETTGTAPETSAPDASSFETVGTGSLTLSFMRTGINVRIDPELPILEVAQRAGVRIGANCKEGMCGSCKVVKLSGEVDMNHQGGIRKREIDAGKFLPCCSTARTDMVIDA
- the fdhA gene encoding formaldehyde dehydrogenase, glutathione-independent, whose translation is MSGNKAVAYKEPGVVEIIDTPYPTFELQAGPGVNPINVGRKVPHGVILRTVSTNICGSDQHMVRGRTTAPAGLVLGHEITGEVIEAGPDVEFIKVGDIVSVPFNISCGRCRNCKERKTGICLNVNPDRPGSAYGYVDMGGWVGGQAEYVLVPYADWNLLRFPDRDQALEKIMDLTMLSDILPTGFHGAVTAGVGVGSTVYVAGAGPVGLAAAASAQLLGAAVVIVGDLNEDRLAQARSFGCETVNVANGDPADQIEQILGVREVDSGIDAVGFEARGHGHGAQEAPATVLNSLMDITTAGGSVGIPGLYVTGDPGAADEAAQKGSLSLSLGTGWAKSLSFATGQCPVMKYNRQLMMAILHDRIHIAKAVNATAISLEDAPRGYAEFDAGAATKYVLNPNGYLN
- a CDS encoding NtaA/DmoA family FMN-dependent monooxygenase (This protein belongs to a clade of FMN-dependent monooxygenases, within a broader family of flavin-dependent oxidoreductases, the luciferase-like monooxygenase (LMM) family, some of whose members use coenzyme F420 rather than FMN.); this translates as MTQHNRAKSDIFQPTGQIQFGIFFQGVNSGTIWKAAESGSQTDFESFRRITQTAERGLFAAFFLGEGLRLREHLGRPHALDVVGRPDAQTMLAALASVTKNIGLVATQNTTYNDPADLAHRLASLDLISGGRAAWNIVTTDNAWTGANFRRGGYLDHADRYKHAEAFVETAKRIWDSWETPAGPARRVLHEGQHYTVDVTPRLPRSAQYRPVLFQAGDSPEGRNFAARQADVIFSAHPKFDDALEFRKDLVERSVAAGRGANAVQIMPASEFILAATAEEAAEKKEWVRSLQIGPQQAVAYLEQFWGRELSAYDPDGPLPEIDPVVEETSETRGSGFHGAKARQLADQWRAEAKDKGLSIRQFVTSKTARIDATFTGSYTAVADHLAEYARTGAVDGFNISPWLVPTGLDDIVNHLVPELQERGVYPTEYRGSTLRENLGLETPVRTADAPSGAVRA